The Patescibacteria group bacterium genome segment GCGTTTAGTTCCTTCACTTTGTCAAATAGCATTCGGGCCACTACTTGGCAACGGGAGATAGGGTCTTTGTGTCGTTTCAATCTAGCGTCTATTGTCCTCTGCAGTTGTATGAGCATATCTTGATTGCACGGGGCAGCATTATTTATAGCTTTTTTCAATTTTTCCTTCATTTGTCGTTCGAATTCTTTAGGATATTCACGATAGAATTTATCTAGCCTATCATGCTCTTTTTCTGCGGCTTTTCTGTTGTCAATATTAATAATTTTACTCACTTTACATCTCCACGGGCAGTATATGGTATCTATTTATCTGAAATGATTT includes the following:
- a CDS encoding DUF3135 domain-containing protein; amino-acid sequence: MSKIINIDNRKAAEKEHDRLDKFYREYPKEFERQMKEKLKKAINNAAPCNQDMLIQLQRTIDARLKRHKDPISRCQVVARMLFDKVKELNALQHILYERGSGAKILTFPQKK